A single window of Nocardioides baekrokdamisoli DNA harbors:
- a CDS encoding GDP-mannose 4,6-dehydratase, translating into MTRTALVTGATGQDGIYLCRLLQADGVRVVGTVNPAGNGAGRAEAYLDGVDLVPVDIRDASALDNLVRRTEPDEVFHLAAFTSVGQSWNAPEEAMGVNHQAVVDLLESVMAASARIHKQIRFFQASSAELIGDAAASPYARAKQAAAEAVHDARARGLHASTGILFNHESPLRSEAFVTRKITRAAAAIALGRTDRVDLGNLEVVRDWGFAGDFVQAMRAMVRLDDPTDLEIGTGLAHSLEDLLAVAFEAAGLSDPMSYVHQDPALLRPADTSFSGADTAPAAAALDWRATTSFEATVQHMVEVDLRRLRSGVEESADYLDVTGASSAR; encoded by the coding sequence ATGACCAGGACGGCCCTCGTCACCGGGGCGACCGGCCAGGACGGCATCTACCTCTGCCGACTGCTCCAGGCGGACGGCGTACGCGTCGTCGGCACGGTCAATCCGGCCGGCAACGGTGCCGGTCGCGCCGAGGCGTACCTCGACGGAGTCGACCTCGTCCCCGTGGACATCCGGGACGCATCGGCGCTCGACAACCTGGTCCGCCGGACCGAGCCCGACGAGGTGTTCCATCTCGCCGCGTTCACCTCCGTCGGACAGAGTTGGAACGCGCCGGAGGAAGCCATGGGCGTCAACCATCAGGCGGTGGTGGACCTCCTCGAGTCGGTGATGGCCGCGAGCGCCCGTATCCACAAGCAGATCCGGTTCTTCCAGGCGTCGTCGGCCGAACTCATCGGCGACGCCGCCGCCAGCCCGTACGCGCGGGCGAAGCAGGCCGCTGCCGAGGCCGTTCACGACGCCCGCGCACGGGGCCTGCACGCCTCGACCGGCATCCTGTTCAACCACGAGAGTCCGCTTCGCAGCGAGGCGTTCGTGACCCGCAAGATCACGCGGGCTGCGGCCGCCATCGCCCTGGGCCGTACGGACCGGGTCGATCTGGGCAACCTCGAGGTCGTACGCGACTGGGGCTTCGCCGGCGACTTCGTCCAGGCGATGCGCGCCATGGTTCGGCTCGATGACCCGACTGATCTGGAGATCGGCACGGGACTCGCACACTCGCTGGAGGACCTGCTCGCCGTGGCGTTCGAGGCCGCGGGCCTGTCCGACCCGATGTCGTACGTCCACCAGGACCCGGCCCTCCTGCGTCCGGCGGACACGAGTTTCTCCGGAGCCGACACCGCACCTGCCGCAGCCGCGCTCGATTGGCGGGCCACGACGTCGTTCGAGGCCACCGTGCAGCACATGGTGGAGGTGGATCTCCGCCGTCTCCGGTCCGGTGTCGAGGAGTCTGCCGACTATCTCGACGTGACCGGGGCGTCGTCGGCTCGTTGA
- a CDS encoding ABC transporter ATP-binding protein, producing the protein MSAAPENRGPHPGQAGGTMKTTERIVRQSPGPMGSGMVGQKALAFGPNAKRLVSRMAPYRMRVIGVIVFAVASVILSTLGPKLLGHATNIIFAGFRTGIDYGSLRNALIVVAVVYVVSSLLSWLQGYILNDVVQGTVRDLRSDVEAKVHRLPLEYFDRQPRGELLSRVTNDIDNVGQSLQQTLSQLLSSLVTVPAVLGMMFWISWELALIALVSVPLTMFVTGAVMKRSQGQFVAQWRRTGTLNAHIEETYTGHDLVRTFGRQDEVHAVFAEQNDALYAASFKAQFVSGLIMPLMRFVGNLNFVAIAVVGGLRVASGTLSLGDFQAFIQYSNQFTMPLTQIASMMNLLQSGVASAERVFELLDAPEQIPDADGTPAASTKGEIRFEHVAFAYDPEKPLIQDLSLVAAPGQTVAIVGPTGAGKTTLVNLVMRFYELHGGRITLDGVDVASIPRAELRSRIGMVLQDTWLFEGTIRDNIAYGNPNATPDDIITAAKATFVDRFVRSLPDGYDTVIDGDGGSLSAGERQLITIARAFVAQPSLLILDEATSSVDTRTELLLQHAMAALRSDRTSFVIAHRLSTIRDADLILVMENGSIVEQGTHDSLLASGGAYARLYESQFAAEEVA; encoded by the coding sequence ATGAGCGCCGCACCTGAGAACCGCGGCCCCCACCCGGGCCAGGCCGGCGGCACGATGAAGACGACCGAGCGCATCGTCCGGCAGAGCCCCGGCCCGATGGGCAGCGGGATGGTCGGCCAGAAGGCGCTTGCCTTCGGGCCCAACGCCAAGCGCCTCGTCAGCCGGATGGCGCCGTACCGGATGCGCGTCATCGGCGTCATCGTCTTCGCGGTGGCCTCGGTCATCCTCAGCACGCTGGGCCCGAAACTCCTCGGCCACGCGACCAACATCATCTTCGCGGGATTCCGCACCGGCATCGACTACGGATCGCTGCGGAACGCGCTGATCGTCGTCGCAGTGGTCTACGTCGTCAGCAGCCTGCTGTCGTGGTTGCAGGGCTACATCCTCAACGACGTCGTCCAGGGGACGGTCCGCGACCTGCGCTCGGATGTCGAGGCCAAGGTCCACCGGCTGCCGTTGGAGTACTTCGACCGACAGCCGCGCGGCGAACTGCTCTCCCGGGTCACCAACGACATCGACAACGTCGGGCAGTCACTGCAGCAGACCTTGTCGCAACTGCTCAGCTCGCTGGTCACTGTCCCGGCCGTTCTCGGGATGATGTTCTGGATCTCCTGGGAACTGGCGCTGATCGCGCTGGTCTCGGTACCACTGACGATGTTCGTCACCGGTGCGGTGATGAAGCGGTCGCAGGGCCAGTTCGTGGCCCAGTGGCGCCGCACCGGCACCCTCAACGCCCACATCGAGGAGACGTACACCGGTCACGATCTGGTCCGGACGTTCGGTCGTCAGGACGAGGTCCACGCGGTGTTCGCGGAGCAGAACGACGCGCTGTACGCGGCTTCGTTCAAGGCGCAGTTCGTCAGCGGGCTGATCATGCCGCTGATGCGGTTCGTCGGGAACCTGAACTTCGTCGCCATCGCGGTCGTCGGCGGTCTGCGAGTCGCGTCGGGCACGCTCTCGCTGGGTGACTTCCAGGCTTTCATCCAGTACTCGAACCAGTTCACGATGCCGCTCACCCAGATCGCGTCGATGATGAACCTGCTGCAGTCGGGGGTCGCCTCGGCCGAGCGCGTCTTCGAACTCCTCGACGCACCCGAGCAGATCCCGGACGCGGACGGGACGCCGGCAGCGTCGACCAAGGGCGAGATCCGCTTCGAACACGTCGCGTTCGCGTACGACCCGGAGAAACCACTCATCCAGGACCTGTCGTTGGTCGCGGCCCCGGGCCAGACGGTGGCGATCGTGGGCCCGACCGGTGCCGGCAAGACCACGCTCGTGAACCTGGTCATGCGGTTCTACGAACTGCACGGTGGCCGGATCACCCTCGACGGCGTCGACGTCGCCTCGATCCCCCGAGCCGAGCTGCGCTCCCGGATCGGCATGGTCCTGCAGGACACCTGGTTGTTCGAGGGCACCATCCGCGACAACATCGCGTACGGCAACCCGAACGCGACGCCGGACGACATCATCACGGCCGCGAAGGCGACATTCGTCGATCGGTTCGTACGCTCCCTGCCGGACGGGTACGACACCGTCATCGATGGCGACGGAGGGTCACTGTCTGCCGGTGAACGCCAGCTCATCACCATCGCTCGCGCCTTCGTGGCGCAGCCCTCGCTGCTGATCCTGGACGAGGCGACGTCCTCGGTCGACACCCGGACCGAGCTGCTGTTGCAGCACGCGATGGCCGCGCTGCGGTCGGACCGGACGTCGTTCGTGATCGCCCACCGACTGTCCACGATCCGCGACGCCGACCTCATCCTGGTGATGGAGAACGGTTCGATCGTCGAGCAGGGCACCCACGACTCGCTGCTGGCCAGCGGGGGCGCGTACGCCCGGCTCTACGAGAGCCAGTTCGCGGCGGAGGAAGTGGCCTGA
- a CDS encoding O-antigen ligase family protein — protein MILKRRAAPSPRNGRLSGFMVFLLLVTLAAVFILLATFGTAGALLAVGAAAMVALMAILGPLRWGFMLLTLAFAMVPMYKGLGGGSQVTPPDLLIAIAFLALFPRFLRNRARVPIDFAVGLSLMLIFGGIGSIASGHPGTSMFSIMLWVSVLGFLPLALAALDLSVKEIQVLAWAYVAGQMFDSVYAASQHGRWYGLTTHPNYFGEYAVLAIALLTWLHQYTPRSRHWLVWGCGAVGVLDVLMSGSRAAALALAVIVLVFPLLERSTKAAFGLAFLGAIGLATFGTLAAHASSDSALGRLLGQGTVAGSDQQRSQGLQNGWALFTGHPLTGNGMTFENVFLVHNNYLEVAVATGVLGFFGYIGLIVAYNRTLFVKGPMHRLGYAPLGLTVIMAFEPSLYDRAVWCAVALAFLAYQRRPEVDMVGSDAGVIAQHSAEELRGSRT, from the coding sequence GTGATCCTGAAGCGGCGGGCGGCGCCTTCGCCGCGCAACGGCCGCTTATCGGGGTTCATGGTCTTCCTGCTGCTGGTCACCCTTGCTGCCGTCTTCATCCTGCTGGCGACGTTCGGCACCGCCGGGGCCCTGCTGGCCGTGGGCGCGGCCGCGATGGTGGCTCTGATGGCGATCCTCGGCCCACTGCGTTGGGGCTTCATGCTCCTGACGCTCGCCTTTGCGATGGTGCCGATGTACAAGGGGCTCGGCGGCGGCAGTCAGGTCACCCCTCCCGATCTCCTGATCGCGATCGCATTCCTCGCCCTCTTCCCGCGATTCCTGCGCAACCGGGCACGCGTACCGATCGACTTCGCCGTCGGCCTGTCGCTCATGCTGATCTTCGGCGGCATCGGTTCGATCGCCTCCGGCCATCCGGGGACCAGCATGTTCTCGATCATGCTGTGGGTCTCCGTACTCGGCTTCCTGCCGCTCGCCCTCGCCGCGCTTGACCTCAGCGTGAAGGAGATCCAGGTCCTGGCCTGGGCGTACGTGGCCGGTCAGATGTTCGACAGCGTGTACGCGGCGAGCCAGCACGGCCGCTGGTACGGGCTGACGACACACCCCAACTACTTCGGCGAGTACGCGGTGCTGGCGATCGCGCTGCTCACCTGGCTCCACCAGTACACCCCGCGCAGCCGCCACTGGCTCGTATGGGGTTGCGGCGCCGTCGGCGTACTCGACGTCCTGATGAGCGGCAGCCGGGCTGCAGCACTGGCGCTGGCGGTCATCGTGCTGGTCTTTCCGCTCCTCGAGAGGTCCACGAAAGCCGCCTTCGGGCTGGCCTTCCTCGGCGCGATCGGCCTGGCCACCTTCGGCACGCTGGCCGCGCACGCGTCCTCCGACTCCGCCCTCGGCCGTCTCCTCGGGCAGGGCACGGTGGCAGGCTCGGACCAGCAGCGCAGTCAGGGGCTGCAGAACGGCTGGGCGCTCTTCACCGGCCATCCGCTCACCGGCAACGGCATGACGTTCGAGAACGTCTTCCTGGTGCACAACAACTATCTCGAGGTCGCCGTCGCGACGGGTGTCCTCGGATTCTTTGGTTACATCGGCCTGATCGTCGCGTACAACCGCACGCTGTTCGTCAAGGGCCCGATGCACCGACTGGGGTACGCACCCCTCGGCCTGACCGTGATCATGGCGTTCGAACCGTCCCTGTACGACCGGGCCGTCTGGTGTGCCGTCGCGCTGGCGTTCCTGGCCTACCAACGACGCCCCGAGGTCGACATGGTTGGATCTGACGCGGGGGTCATCGCGCAGCACAGCGCAGAGGAATTGAGAGGTAGTCGTACGTGA
- a CDS encoding TetR/AcrR family transcriptional regulator produces the protein MVRATPLSPDERRKAIIDVTIPLLREHGRETTTKQVAEAAGIAEGTIFRVFESKHELFLQALETAFDPYDFLDLLDQIDTDLPLRTKLVQIAALYQERFTGTFELMSKMGMVQPPQAIKHGSEWRERAREVSTRLVAMNADDLRIDPYEVVRAVRLLTFSGSHPHISDGRILTPDEIVDIVLNGTLKESR, from the coding sequence ATGGTCCGCGCCACCCCTCTCAGCCCCGACGAACGCCGCAAGGCGATCATCGATGTCACCATCCCTCTGCTGCGGGAGCATGGTCGGGAGACCACCACCAAGCAGGTCGCCGAGGCCGCCGGCATCGCCGAGGGCACGATCTTCCGGGTCTTCGAGTCGAAGCACGAGCTCTTCCTCCAGGCCCTCGAGACTGCGTTCGACCCGTACGACTTCCTCGACCTGCTCGATCAGATCGACACCGACCTGCCGCTGCGGACCAAGCTCGTCCAGATCGCGGCGCTCTACCAGGAGCGGTTCACCGGTACCTTCGAGCTGATGTCGAAGATGGGCATGGTCCAACCGCCCCAGGCGATCAAGCACGGCTCGGAGTGGCGCGAACGCGCTCGTGAGGTGAGCACGCGCTTGGTGGCCATGAATGCCGACGATCTGCGAATCGACCCGTACGAGGTGGTCCGGGCCGTACGCCTGCTCACCTTCTCCGGCAGCCACCCGCACATCTCCGACGGCCGGATCCTGACCCCCGACGAGATCGTCGACATCGTCCTCAACGGCACCCTGAAGGAGTCTCGCTGA
- a CDS encoding ABC transporter ATP-binding protein, producing MLLRLLAQYAKPYRTWLLIVLIFQAAATAGMLYLPSLNADIIDFGVVRHDNHYIWTEGLWMLVVSLAQVVCSLTASWFAARTAMAVGRDLRAAVFDRVGAFSSREVNHFGAPSLITRTTNDVQQLQMLLVLACTMAVMVPIMMVGAIVMAMRQDLQLSWLFVGFLPTLLIAVAFVVSRMVPSSRSMQVKIDAVNRILREQISGIRVVRAFVREPQESARFGEANDSLTEVTVRVGRWQALLFPLVMLIVNLASVTVLWLGGHRVGAGMQIGALSAFLSYLMQVLMSVMMGTFTLQQIPRAAVCADRISEVLDTQSSVVQPTEGVHVPRQDAVLEFRGVGFTYPGADSAVLSDVSFEARPGQTIAVIGSTGAGKTTLVNLVARLMDATSGSVRLGGEDVRDIAPASLAELLGLVPQKAFLFSGTVRSNLRYGKPDATDEELWHALKIAQAADFVASMPEGLDASIAQGGTNVSGGQRQRLAIARALVRNPAIYLFDDSFSALDLATDARLRAALKPETRDATVLIVAQRVSTIRDADLILVLEDGMVVGRGTHHELLETNPTYQEIVESQLSAEEAA from the coding sequence ATGTTGCTCCGCCTGCTGGCCCAGTACGCGAAGCCGTACCGGACCTGGCTCCTGATCGTCCTCATCTTCCAGGCGGCTGCGACCGCGGGCATGCTCTACCTGCCGTCGCTCAACGCCGACATCATCGACTTCGGCGTGGTGCGCCACGACAACCACTACATCTGGACCGAAGGGCTCTGGATGCTGGTGGTGAGTCTCGCCCAGGTCGTCTGCTCGCTGACCGCCAGCTGGTTCGCCGCGCGTACCGCGATGGCCGTCGGCCGCGACCTGCGCGCCGCGGTGTTCGACCGCGTCGGCGCCTTCAGCTCGCGGGAGGTCAACCATTTCGGAGCCCCGTCGTTGATCACGCGTACGACCAACGACGTCCAGCAGTTGCAGATGCTGCTGGTGCTGGCCTGCACCATGGCCGTGATGGTCCCGATCATGATGGTCGGCGCCATCGTGATGGCGATGCGACAGGACCTGCAGTTGTCCTGGTTGTTCGTCGGCTTCCTGCCGACGTTGCTGATCGCCGTCGCCTTTGTCGTGTCGCGGATGGTGCCGAGTTCGCGGTCGATGCAGGTGAAGATCGACGCGGTCAACCGGATCCTGCGTGAGCAGATCAGCGGCATTCGAGTCGTACGCGCCTTCGTACGCGAACCGCAGGAATCGGCCCGGTTCGGCGAGGCCAACGACTCGCTCACCGAGGTCACCGTGCGCGTGGGCAGGTGGCAGGCGCTGTTGTTCCCGCTCGTCATGCTCATCGTGAACCTGGCCAGCGTCACCGTGCTCTGGCTGGGCGGACACCGCGTCGGCGCCGGGATGCAGATCGGTGCCCTGAGCGCCTTCCTGTCGTACCTGATGCAGGTGCTCATGAGCGTCATGATGGGCACGTTCACGCTCCAGCAGATCCCCCGCGCGGCGGTCTGTGCCGATCGCATCAGTGAGGTGCTCGACACGCAGTCGTCGGTCGTCCAGCCAACCGAGGGTGTGCACGTCCCGCGTCAGGACGCCGTCCTGGAGTTCCGCGGGGTCGGCTTCACCTACCCCGGCGCCGACTCCGCCGTGCTGTCGGACGTGTCCTTCGAGGCCCGACCGGGTCAGACCATTGCCGTCATCGGCTCGACCGGTGCCGGCAAGACCACCCTCGTGAATCTGGTGGCACGGCTGATGGATGCGACGAGCGGCAGTGTGCGTCTCGGCGGCGAGGACGTACGCGACATCGCTCCGGCCTCCCTGGCCGAACTGCTCGGTCTGGTGCCGCAGAAGGCCTTCCTCTTCTCTGGAACGGTCCGATCGAACCTGCGCTACGGCAAGCCGGACGCCACCGACGAGGAACTGTGGCACGCACTGAAGATCGCCCAGGCGGCCGACTTCGTCGCCTCGATGCCCGAAGGTCTCGATGCCTCGATCGCGCAGGGAGGCACCAATGTCTCCGGCGGTCAGCGGCAACGTCTGGCGATCGCGCGTGCGCTCGTACGCAATCCGGCGATCTATCTCTTCGACGACTCGTTCAGCGCCCTGGACCTGGCCACTGACGCCCGACTGCGGGCGGCGCTCAAGCCGGAGACGCGCGACGCCACCGTCCTGATCGTGGCCCAACGTGTCTCGACGATCCGCGATGCCGACCTGATCCTCGTGCTCGAGGACGGCATGGTGGTCGGTCGCGGGACCCACCACGAGTTGCTCGAGACCAACCCGACGTATCAGGAGATCGTCGAGTCCCAGCTGAGCGCGGAGGAGGCCGCATGA
- a CDS encoding SigE family RNA polymerase sigma factor — MDTARTDDAAAFDEFVESHWRSLVRAAVFLGAQAHEAEDLAQATLVKCYTKWALVTAADDRDAYVYRMLLNTLRSDRRKLSWKLRSITVAEPTIGDGSEAAAIADAVHRAMAGLSKDQQEVVVLRYFVQLTEAQTAAALGIPAGTVKSRLSRSLAYLSASNHLAEFAGGAR, encoded by the coding sequence GTGGATACAGCGCGGACTGACGACGCGGCGGCGTTCGACGAGTTTGTGGAGTCGCACTGGCGCTCCCTGGTTCGTGCTGCCGTGTTCCTCGGCGCCCAGGCGCACGAGGCCGAGGACCTGGCCCAGGCCACCTTGGTCAAGTGCTACACCAAGTGGGCCTTGGTCACTGCGGCCGATGACCGGGACGCGTACGTCTATCGGATGCTGCTGAACACGCTGCGGTCCGACCGGCGCAAGCTCAGCTGGAAGTTGCGCAGCATCACCGTCGCCGAGCCAACGATTGGGGATGGCTCGGAGGCTGCGGCGATCGCGGACGCGGTGCATCGTGCGATGGCCGGACTGTCGAAGGACCAGCAGGAGGTCGTCGTCCTGCGGTACTTCGTGCAACTGACCGAAGCCCAGACCGCAGCGGCCCTCGGCATCCCCGCCGGCACCGTCAAGAGTCGACTCTCCCGCTCGCTCGCGTATCTCAGCGCGAGCAACCACCTGGCCGAGTTCGCAGGAGGCGCGCGATGA
- a CDS encoding class I SAM-dependent methyltransferase produces the protein MTGREPSPFRPHRTLQRMYPEVAAGGYTRYDGFVEFYQRVNALLTPDSEVLDFGAGRGNWTDIGISDYHRRLRDLQRIAKKVDGIDVDPVVLENPSLDDAKVMQPGEPLPYADSSYDLIVADHVLEHVSAADAPGVSSELLRVLKPGGWFAARTPNKWGIIGMGARAVPNDLHVRVLDRLQPGRLAEDVFPVQYAMNTRRDLKRLFSSDLWNVSIYGHASEPQYVGRSEAAWRVASFVDRITPPRALPTLMIFVQKKP, from the coding sequence GTGACCGGTCGCGAGCCGTCCCCCTTCCGGCCCCACCGCACCCTGCAGCGGATGTATCCCGAGGTCGCCGCCGGTGGCTACACCCGGTACGACGGGTTCGTCGAGTTCTACCAGCGCGTGAACGCGCTGCTGACCCCCGACTCCGAGGTGCTCGACTTCGGAGCAGGCCGTGGCAACTGGACCGACATCGGGATCTCCGACTACCACCGCCGCCTGCGCGACCTGCAGCGGATCGCCAAGAAGGTCGACGGCATCGACGTCGACCCGGTCGTCCTGGAGAACCCCTCACTCGACGACGCCAAGGTGATGCAGCCCGGCGAGCCCCTGCCGTACGCCGACAGCAGCTACGACCTGATCGTGGCTGACCACGTCCTGGAACACGTCTCCGCGGCTGATGCGCCGGGAGTCAGCTCCGAACTGCTCCGGGTACTGAAGCCGGGCGGCTGGTTCGCAGCACGTACGCCGAACAAGTGGGGCATCATCGGGATGGGTGCCCGCGCGGTGCCCAACGACCTGCACGTGCGCGTCCTCGACAGGCTCCAGCCCGGTCGCCTCGCTGAGGACGTCTTCCCGGTGCAGTACGCGATGAACACCCGCAGAGACCTCAAGCGACTCTTCTCCTCGGACCTGTGGAACGTCTCGATCTACGGCCACGCCAGCGAGCCGCAGTACGTCGGGAGGTCCGAGGCCGCATGGCGGGTCGCGTCGTTCGTGGACCGGATCACGCCGCCGCGCGCGCTGCCGACGCTGATGATCTTCGTCCAGAAGAAGCCGTGA
- a CDS encoding DUF2277 domain-containing protein: MCRNIRPLNNFEPPATNDEVTAAALQFVRKVSGTVKPSAANQAAFDHAVAEIAHITRHLIDDLVTPVPPKNREEEAIKQRARIQARYGA, translated from the coding sequence ATGTGCCGCAACATCCGTCCGCTCAACAATTTCGAGCCGCCCGCGACCAATGACGAGGTCACCGCGGCGGCGCTGCAGTTCGTCCGCAAGGTGAGCGGGACGGTGAAACCGTCTGCGGCCAATCAGGCGGCGTTCGACCATGCCGTGGCCGAGATCGCGCACATCACCCGGCATCTGATCGACGACTTGGTCACGCCCGTCCCGCCGAAGAACCGCGAGGAAGAGGCGATCAAGCAACGAGCCCGGATCCAGGCTCGATATGGCGCTTAG
- a CDS encoding metal-dependent transcriptional regulator codes for MSDLIDTTEMYLRTIYELVEEGIVPLRARIAERLHQSGPTVSQTVARMERDGLLTVEGDRHLELTEQGAHLATRVMRKHRLAERLLTDVIGLDWELVHEEACRWEHVISDDVEKRLLELLGNPNESPYGNPIPGLAELGAEPAGDFMDGVRPLAEVATTSPTQVLIRRISEELQKDEELMSALRRVGARPDKAVSAQATGEFISIAAGGESAEVPYDAAEHLFVRLLDA; via the coding sequence ATGAGCGATCTGATCGACACCACCGAGATGTACCTGCGGACCATCTACGAGTTGGTCGAGGAGGGCATCGTCCCGCTGCGCGCCCGGATCGCCGAACGCCTGCACCAGAGCGGCCCGACGGTCTCACAGACCGTCGCCCGGATGGAACGTGACGGTCTGCTGACGGTCGAGGGCGACCGCCACCTGGAGCTCACCGAGCAAGGGGCGCACCTGGCGACTCGGGTGATGCGCAAGCACCGCCTCGCCGAGCGGCTGCTCACCGACGTGATCGGTCTCGACTGGGAACTCGTCCACGAAGAGGCCTGTCGGTGGGAGCACGTCATCTCCGACGACGTGGAGAAGCGGTTGCTCGAACTCCTCGGCAACCCGAACGAGTCGCCGTACGGCAACCCCATCCCCGGCCTGGCCGAGCTCGGGGCGGAGCCCGCGGGCGACTTCATGGACGGCGTACGCCCTCTGGCCGAAGTCGCCACGACCTCGCCCACCCAAGTGCTGATCCGACGCATCTCGGAGGAACTGCAGAAGGACGAGGAGCTCATGTCAGCGCTGCGGCGCGTGGGCGCGCGCCCTGACAAGGCGGTGTCGGCACAGGCGACCGGCGAGTTCATCTCGATCGCCGCCGGCGGCGAGAGCGCCGAGGTCCCTTATGACGCGGCCGAGCACCTCTTCGTACGACTCTTGGACGCTTAG